From the genome of Rhododendron vialii isolate Sample 1 chromosome 10a, ASM3025357v1:
AGTTTCCTGTTTCTGCAGAAGGCGGATAGCCAAGAGAAGTTTGTCTTTGGATTTTTGCTGAGATGGGGTTATGATGCAAGATGTAGAAAGGAACTGTAGTTTACTTGGGTTTTCTTCAAGTTTCATGGCTTGGCCAGGGATAGCCTTTTTTGCTTAATTGTAATTTACTTGGTTTTCTCTATTACTATAATTCATAGTCAAGTTTGACCGTCTCCAAATTGGGTCGTAATCATAACTCTTACGTTGAGAATCACATTGAAGTGGTTTCTCATCCTGTCATTCACTACTCACAAGTCAATTTCCATGAGAATCTGATGCAGCGCACCCATCTTAGTACATCAGTCTGAGTTGATGCTGGTCAAAGTTTTTGAAGTCATTCAAGGTCATTAAGTTGATCGAAGagtctttttaagtttttaaagtCAAAAACATATTTCAATTAGTCTACgatcaagtgtttttttttttaatttttgtcttgaaaatgCAAGTGTTTTTTCCTATCCTTGGAGATTTGTTTCAAGTGACCTATGAAGTAGTATTTGCTATCAATGAAATTGGTAGATGTGTGTTTGAATTAAAATGGATCTGGGGTGGGTGTTGTGCAGTGTGCCAACacgacgtcgttttggcgcACTGTTGGGTTCTCCCTTTCAGCCCCATTTGGTTCCCcgcctttctctctcaaatggaaataatttttggaaccttatagagcagaaacttaattatgagagttttaaagaaaaaaaaaataattatgaccctttagaatattATGATCAAAATACTAAAATATTCGTACCGatttaaacagattgaaaattggagcccattatttttttggagttggtTCCCCCATGCAGGGGTCTCTTCTCTGGTTTTGGATAAATGGGAGCTCATCCAAGAGGGGAATTTCAGGATGTCGTCGGTGAAAAGAACTGCTAACTAGGTGGCCCATCATGTTACTGCGCTGGCGAGTGGCGGCCGAAGGAAGAATTCCTCCATGATGGTTTACTTTACCTCCTAATTGCTTGGCTTGCTTGTTGATTGTTGATGTAGTTTCTTCTTTGTAGCCTTTTTGGCAGTTTTCCCGGATCAGGAAAACAAAActagaattttcttttgtaatcCGAAAATAGTTATATGTTCCAACAACTATATTTAGTTCAATTACTGCTAGGTTTATTTTCTTCGTCGGGATCGTGTAACGCGAGATTTATTGCTGCAAATGTTGTTTGATGGTATTAGTAGGTGTCATTTTCCAAGAACTTACACAATCATGAGAGGATGCCAAAAGCTACTATTTCTTTGTCTCTTTCTTGTGGTCAATTACCTTAAGAGAAAATCTTTTATACGGAGCGTCCCTTGCactcgtccaaaagtgttttggacagtccggATTGAAAACCACATCTCAGCTATTGATTGCGCTAATGGACAGCTGAGATTTTGCGGAACCGTGAATAAGTTCCTCTCTTAGCTTAAGCATGTGATTTGGTAAGTTGTATGACCATGAGAAAGATCACTGTGTACTCTTTCAGGTTGGAAAATATGTTCCAAGCTATTTCTATTTGGTTGTGCCCTTTCatgttgaaaaatgttttaagtTTTCAATTATAATCTTCGAAAAAGAATCCCACAGGTAGAGCACAACCAAATAATACCAAAACTTAAacttaaaaaacaattttcgacacataaaaagtgtaatgattttTACTCCCTTTTTTATGactgcactccattttttgtactttattgaaatttttatgtgtaattttttcactaaaagacaagcaGTAGAgtgcattaacaaaaaaaagaatgacaaaatcagcagcttAAAAAATTCTAGTGCACTTTTGTTTAAAAACCTTTCAAACACGAGCACGAAAATTACAATATTCCACACTTGATATTTGACAGCTCTGATCCAAACACTTGATATTTGATCACCTTAAATACTCAATTATTTAGCTTTAGTCCCGACGTAGATGCGGTAGAATTCCCTACAGATAGTGATATATTGTGACGGGTCAAATGAGATTTGCCAGCGAACCAAACACATCCTTGATGGTTTAACTTTTAACATTCTCAACGACCGATCATGTGTTTAGAAATTCCCATTGAACAGTAATGTTTCGGCAGTTGGGCAATTTCGTCATTCTCAGTTTCTGACCATCATcgttcttctccctcctctggtatgaattgctctctctctctctctctctctctctctctctctctcacaactTCAATTTagcttttgaaaattttgggaaagTAGAGGCATATCATTTGATCAATTTGGAGGCATATCATTTGATATATATTGAATTTAGTtgaattttttcccccttcgGATTTCAAGTACAACTTGCTGCCCACATATTTGATCTACTCAAGTTGGATTGTTCCATCTCTCTCGTCTTTCATATATCTACTCAACCAGGGTTCCGCCCCGATTTAATCCTGTCTGGAAAAATCGGAGACTAGTATGTGGTTATTCTGCTTcgaattttggaaatttatttctttgtttcgaATTTGATAATTCCATTTCGGAGTATGGGATTGTTGGATTGGCCTTATCGAAATCGGAtccagtttattgacatgcCTAGTTTAACTATGTCTGAACTCATGTACATGTGTCTGAACTAGATTTACCTCTTCTACACCCCTCCTAgttggggaaaaagaaaaggagaaatgtTATCAATGTTACTTTCTAAATCCAGTTACATATCTCTGTCTAGAGTATATATCCGAATTTCCTATATCATATGATTCTTAACTCACCCTTCATCAACATTGATTCGACAGCAATCGGTCTTCTCTCATGACTTCGCAAAGGAACATCCATCTCTATACGCACCATCAAATGGTGATCGAAAAGCTGCCCGAAGATTTGCTCATGGAGATTCTGTGCAGGCTTCCGGTGAAGTCATTGCTTCGATCCAAGTCCGTCTGCAAAAACTGGTACTCTCTCATCCAAAACCCTAGCTTCATTTCCCTCCACCACAATCGTGCCACCTCTATCGCGGTCGCTGAAAACACCCACTGCCTCCTCATTAAGCGATCCCTCAACGGCGGCGATGGTGGCATTGTCTTGTCCTTTGTTCCCAATGAAACCCCGATTGAAGATATTGATATATCGTCCACTGGTCTAGATATTGAAGGTCTCCAACTTTTGGGTCCTTGTAACGGTGTTGTTTGTCTCACCAAACTTGGGTTTAACTCCACCATCGCGCTATGCAACCCTTCAATGAGAGAATTCAGGGTACTTCCTCAACCTTCTTATAAAAAAGACTACATAATCAACTTGGGATTTGGGTTTGACCCCTTTATGAATGAGTACAAGGTGGTTAAGTTTGGTTACCGGGATCCAGATTTTAGGACCCGGGGCATTGATGAAAGAGTTGAAATATACGACTTAAGTACAGATTCTTGGAGGGAAGTTGATGCAGTGTCCCCTGTTGAGTTCGGTTTCCGCTGCTGTTATGATTCTTGCACATCATGGAAAGGGGATTTTTACTGGTATGCGCACTGCTCCGGTGGGGATGGGGCAATTATTGTGTTTCGTATGACTGAGGAGGTGTTCGATGACATGCCCCTACCAGAAGTTTGCTTGTCAGACTATTCCTGCGAAAGGGAACTTTTCATTATGAATGATTCCCTTGCCCTGGTTCTTTATCCAACAGGGTGGACACCTCCATTGTTGCTTCCAATGGAGGATTTTTCATTGGAGAAGTGCTTTGACATATGGGTTATGGATGAACATGGTGGTGAGGTGTCTTGGACTAAAACATTTACTATCGGACCCCTCCAGGCACCCAACTTTGCGTTGGGATTCCGGCAAAATGGTGAGTTCCTTCTGGAGAGCGGCGGTGGACAGATGATGTCATATCACCTTGATACCCGACAAATAAAGGAGTATCAAGTGTACGGTCGTTCTCCTCCACAATGTTTACAAGTTCTTCCGTACACAGAGAGCTTGGTCTCAGTCAAGAGACACGATGTGCATGACGGACACGATGATTTCCATCTGTAACTTGATTATGGGCTTCCTATCCTCGTGATTAAGATGTTTTTGGTGCTGCACAACGGCCTTATAAAGCCTTCTAGCCGGTTGTCGCTGTTTACTTTCTGCAATAGAAAAATTAAGAAGGTAAATGACTGCATGGTTGCCATCAGCTATTGAGAGGTCTCCTTGATGCTTGACAGTATGCTACCCAAAGGCATTGAAAACAAATTGATATTTGTTTAGGACTGCGACTGCATGGAGAGAAAGGAGAGTTTGGATTTCCATTGCTTGGAACGTTGGACAAGGATAGTGGTTTATATTATACCTGTAGTTTACTTGGTTTCTTGGCTATGTTTCATAATCAAGTTAGTCTTTGTCTACAAATTTGGTATTTATCGTATTCCTGACTTAGCAACTCTTAATGTTTAGAAACAAGTGGTGGCTCACTAACCACTCACAAGTTGATTCCGTGAGAATCTGATGAATGCGAAAGTGGCCAAAGTGACCCGAAGCTCACCCCTGCCCCCAGTTCGTGCTAGGCGAGTTCGCAATGGGATGGATCAAGTAGTGTATTGGCTTGTCTTCCTCTGAATCGATTTCGTGGTTTGGTATTAAATCCCGTGTGAGCCAATATCATATCCTCCAAGTGCAAAGCCCTCAGTACTTGGTGGTTAGTAGCGCCCTGGGAACATCCTAATAGTAATCACCACGTATTTTTAGCGTGGTATGTGTTACCCACTCAAACAAATTCGGGCGGATTAAACTGAAAGTATTCTCTAGCCTTTATTAAGTTTTGTTAATGGGTCCAGTATAGTTTCTTGTAGTTTTATTTTCCTCTTGGGAATTGTGTAACATGAGATTTGTTTTGGGCTTCTGTTTGATTGTATTAATCGCAGCCATTCTTTAACTTTGTACATTGATGCGAGAATGCCAAATGCAATCTCTATTTTCATCTTGTGGTTCAATTCGTCTGCTGTGTCTTCTCCTCGATGCATTTCCACCTCTTATCGCCAATTAGCCAGTGAGGATTGACTTTTGTGCAAAAGGGTCACACAAATTTTTTCCACCAGCCGAATGTTGTGACAAGGCGATAATTTGGGTGCCAAAGTAGAAAGAAATGGATATTTGTTGGTACAAGTGTTTGTGGCTCTCGCAAACCTGTTCATGATCTAGACTAAATTATTTCCTTTGGATTTCAAGTACGACTTGCTGCTCACTAACTTGATCAACTCAGATTGCTTTTTTCCATTTCTATACTCCGCATTCGTAACGCCAACTAGGGTTTCACCACGATTAATCCTTGTCTCAAATGATCGGAGACTAGTGTGTGGTTCTGTTCTTCGTTTGTgggaaatttgattatttgttgATTATTCTGCCTCATCAATCTCTCCTTCTCATACCTTTATATGTTCTAGTTTTAACTATGTTTGAACTGGCTAGACACATGAGTCATGTTTAGTATGATTTCAATCCTTTTAACTTTAAAGGGTAACTTCCATACTGATATAGCCATATGTTTGTATCTCTTTTACTCCCCTCCTAGTTGGAAAACAGTTTCTTGGGGAAACCTTTAAAGCTGCACATTTTCGAAGAAGGCAACTCAAACACCTGAACATCTTGTTCAATCCCCATTTTAGCTAATCTATCTGGAACTCGTTTCACTTCACGAAAGGTGTGTCCAATCGAAGTTTCAGTCTTTGCCATCATCTCTCTGCATTCCTCCACTGACACTTCATGGGGAGAGTTCGCTGGTGGGGCCAGCTTGATCATGTAGATAGCAGGAATTACTTCTTAGTTTATCAAATGATGTAAAATGGCTATGTTAGCTATTTTACCAAAGGAAAACTGAAAAAACAACTTACAACAGAAGAGGTATAAAGAGAGGTAAAATAGCTTTGAAAAATTGGTTAGGTATTAATACCTAACAACAGTTCATCAGGAATTTCATTTGTTTGATTATTTAATTCTCTTTATCTCCCTCTCCTTTCCCCCCCTCTCATATAATAGTAATAGGCTAAAGGAAAAGGttgaaaaaatatgtattttaatagaaaataggttaaatagatagtattggtgtagtgttgaaagaaatatgagtaggtaaaataaaaaatgtgcactgttcacAAGTTATTTTTAACTAAGtattggtaaacttgctcttagttCTCTATCTGTGGCCTGTGAAGCACTCTGTATCCTTGCGAGGAAACAAGAGTCTTCTTCAAGAGCTCCACACTTATGTGAATGTGTCCTTGGTCCGCAACTTCCGTAACCAGCTTCACAGCATCTACAGAGTCGGATTTGATGATACGTAGAGTACCACCATAATAGCTAATGATTGGCAAACATTTTAGAATCCACAAACCTCATGTTACGCATGCACATCCCCGGCAAAGAAATTGAAACTAGGAGAAATCATGTTGACCCCATACAGTACCACCCCAGTACTGATGGAAGTAGTACGAGGTATGTTTCCTAAAGGTTGACATCGTGTCTTCTTCCCATCTTGCTCTTCATCTTGAGCAAAATCATTAGAGATTATTTCGCAGCTATTAGTAACCACATGCTCAGACATCTTCAATAGTAGACAACTTTACTAATCATTTGGTCACCAATTCTTCGGTTTCCACACAGACTCCCCAACGGTGTCTGCATTATGCAGAAACAAGAAACTCTTACTGGCTTACTAAGATGATGCATCAGGTGCTCACAGAAATttgcttgtgagttgtgaatGAGCAGCCACTTGAATATGATTCTCAACACAAGAGTTATGATTAGGAACCAATTTGGAGACAAACAAACTTGACTCTGAAACATATTGAACAAAACCCGAGTAAACTAAAGGTACAATTAATCGAAAAGGCTATCTGTGTCCAAGTCATGAAACATATTGAAGAAAACCCAAGTAAACTACGGGTACAGTTTACATATTGCATCATTACCCCGTCTCAGCAAAAATCCGAAGACAAACTTCTCTGGGGTGTCTGCCTTCAGCCTTTTGCAGAAACAGGAAACGGCAACGCGCAAACATGTTTTGATAAGCTGACTCATTGCATCAGATGCTCACAAAAATTCACTTGTGAATGAGCAACCACTTCAATATTTTTCTCGATATAAGACCCACTTTGGATACATACAAATTTGTTTATGGAACATATGAAAAAAAGCCAACGTAAACTATATGAACAATGAAAAAGAGAGGGCTATCTGTTTCCTAAGCCATGGACAATCCAACCTACCCTTTCTCTTCAAGGAGTTGTAGGCCCGAAAGAATAGCTTTCATTGTCAATGCCTTTGCGTCGATATCTAAATAGCTGATGGGAACTGCTCACTTACCATCTTTGTCCTACGGAAATAAGGTAAATGGCAGAGACAGACCAAAGGACTCCAAAAGCCCCGGGTGCTGTACGAAATAAATGTCATTCGGCAGAGGATAGGAAAGGCCCATAATTGAGTTAAGGATGCAAGTCATCGTGTCCATCACGCTCATTGTGTCTCTTAACTGAAACCAAGCTCTCATTGTATAGAAGAACTTGTAAGCATCCTGGAGGCCAATGACCGTACACCTGatacttttttatttgttgggTATCAATGTGATATGACATCAACTGTCCCCGATCACCCTCAAAGAGGAACTCACCATTTAACCGAAATCCCAATGCAAAGTAAATCCCTTTTAGGGGTCCGATAGTAAATTTTTTA
Proteins encoded in this window:
- the LOC131304567 gene encoding putative F-box protein At3g16210 gives rise to the protein MTSQRNIHLYTHHQMVIEKLPEDLLMEILCRLPVKSLLRSKSVCKNWYSLIQNPSFISLHHNRATSIAVAENTHCLLIKRSLNGGDGGIVLSFVPNETPIEDIDISSTGLDIEGLQLLGPCNGVVCLTKLGFNSTIALCNPSMREFRVLPQPSYKKDYIINLGFGFDPFMNEYKVVKFGYRDPDFRTRGIDERVEIYDLSTDSWREVDAVSPVEFGFRCCYDSCTSWKGDFYWYAHCSGGDGAIIVFRMTEEVFDDMPLPEVCLSDYSCERELFIMNDSLALVLYPTGWTPPLLLPMEDFSLEKCFDIWVMDEHGGEVSWTKTFTIGPLQAPNFALGFRQNGEFLLESGGGQMMSYHLDTRQIKEYQVYGRSPPQCLQVLPYTESLVSVKRHDVHDGHDDFHL